A genomic region of Trifolium pratense cultivar HEN17-A07 linkage group LG3, ARS_RC_1.1, whole genome shotgun sequence contains the following coding sequences:
- the LOC123915441 gene encoding uncharacterized protein LOC123915441 — protein sequence MTEVSYFEETSSYHTDAICNNKIESAELSLTAEENFKRKYNMFKNIFSRKNILKFGIMTGEEAIPIDSTHGNIVISTIDTTQLKERIKTFSENERSKIGYIHISTIQILIKSTFMKGINSPLEIALKDSRILDTDQATIAKGNCNLKYGKIKFDINLQIGLSLKDKDLDRSIVFHYKMKNKNFMKKGNHPFTIYYRINYALSNSHHSIEFKGKDTIHIDELFAPIVTLKSPIFRSLARNSCSLIEADRDLFEETEDKSLFRSKSLRITPPKRDFYISEQKELSKLHSSIEGLSLQVQNLDRKI from the coding sequence ATGACTGAAGTATCATATTTCGAAGAAACATCTAGCTATCACACAGATGCTATctgtaataataaaatagaaagtgCAGAATTATCTTTAACTGCAgaagaaaatttcaaaagaaaatataacatgttcaaaaatattttctcaagaAAAAATATTCTGAAATTTGGAATAATGACAGGAGAAGAAGCAATTCCCATTGATTCTACTCATGGAAATATAGTTATATCTACTATAGATACAACTCAActtaaagaaagaattaaaaccTTTTCAGAAAATGAAAGATCTAAAATTggttatattcatatatcaacCATTCAGATTTTAATTAAAAGTACTTTTATGAAAGGTATTAATTCACCTCTAGAAATAGCTTTAAAAGACTCTAGAATTCTAGACACAGATCAAGCAACAATTGCAAAAGGAAATTGCAATCTAAAATATGgtaaaatcaaatttgatataaatttaCAAATTGGTTTATCCCTAAAAGATAAGGATCTTGATAGATCTATAGTTTttcattataaaatgaaaaacaaaaattttatgaaaaaaggtAATCACCCCTTTACCATTTACTATAGAATTAACTATGCCTTGAGTAATTCACATCATAGTATAGAATTCAAAGGAAAAGACACAATTCATATTGACGAATTGTTTGCACCTATAGTGACTCTAAAGTCACCTATATTCAGAAGCCTAGCAAGGAATAGTTGTTCTTTAATAGAAGCTGACAGAGATCTGTTTGAGGAAACAGAAGACAAATCGTTATTTAGAAGCAAAAGCCTTAGAATAACACCACCCAAAAGAGATTTTTATATCTCAGAACAAAAAGAGCTAAGTAAGCTACATAGTTCAATAGAAGGACTATCCTTACAAGTCCAAAATTTAGATAGAAAAATCTAA
- the LOC123915444 gene encoding probable ADP-ribosylation factor GTPase-activating protein AGD14 isoform X2: MSRIKEDEKNERIIRGLLKLTPNRRCINCNSMGPQYVCTNFWTFVCTNCSGIHREFTHRVKSISMAKFSAQEVSALQEGGNQRAKEIFFKEWDPQSNSLPDSSNVDRLRDFIKHVYVDRRFTGERSYDKPPRVKGDKDDSYENRRLETYQGGPKSPPYEDTYERRYSDRSSPGGRSPGYDQERNYADHKRSPGRPTIINDWRREDRFGGGQKFEDRRISDGGNKMESQSPERAKDLDSSSPPPVVRPVREILGENVVPLRISEPPKANSGQAANGPALTQRTASSSSLASSNGTPAEVKLETIRSLIDFDDNPEPPIAPAIPQATQTTAAQLVNPTNSGDNNWASFDVAPEVKVSQGHSNVNSLDSMLSQLSVPSSSHAQVSGAQGPLAGSAINATAGGAPTVSSFATFPASVASLTSGLTTASPFNNTGSWSSLQYQQPQPLFTSTVGQPTIQQSTLPVGGALTNQGHPVTHVSKVVDEEKSSVASQNSTVNIKPSGRNELPEDLFAVNYSSFPAPVPGWQMGAPPGMGVSVHYNNVMSVPSFPQPSQSTNPFDVINETTSVQAPTFPSMVSLQGALPGVTPSATVHPSNMGNQSFAWNPPSSLSYAPMPPPQAQTLASATGPRAFMEQQMPNNMPLPRHQGGGTFGTEGTAFGFSNIDQKLNGRLPASATLNPFPTGGNPFG, encoded by the exons ATGAGTCGAATAAAGGAAGATGAGAAAAATGAACGAATTATTCGAGGTCTTCTCAAACTGACACCGAATAGAAGATGCATTAACTGCAATAGCATG GGACCACAATATGTATGCACAAATTTCTGGACGTTTGTTTGCACAAACTGCAGTGGAATACA CCGGGAATTTACTCATCGAGTAAAATCAATATCCATGGCTAAATTTAGTGCACAAGAAGTTAGTGCACTTCAAGAAGGAGGAAATCAG CGtgcaaaagaaatattttttaaagaatgGGATCCACAAAGTAATTCTTTACCTGATAGCAG TAATGTTGACAGGCTACGGGACTTTATCAAGCATGTTTATGTGGATAGGAGATTCACTGGCGAGAGGTCCTATGATAAACCTCCAAGAGTAAAG GGCGACAAGGATGATTCCTATGAAAACAGGAGGCTGGAGACGTACCAGGGAGGACCTAAAAGCCCTCCGTATGAGGACACATATGAACGCCGTTATAGTGACAGATCTAGTCCAGGTGGAAGAAGTCCTGGATATGATCAAGAAAGGAATTATGCCGATCATAAGAGAAGCCCTGGTCGCCCTACAATAATTAATGATTGGCGTCGTGAAGATAGATTTGGGGGTGGACAGAAATTTGAAGATCGTAGAATATCCGATGGAGGTAATAAGATGGAAAGCCAATCTCCCGAGCGAGCCAAAGACCTGGATTCTTCAAGCCCACCACCTGTTGTCCGACCTGTTAGAGAAATTCTGGGAGAAAATGTTGTACCTCTACGAATTAGTGAACCTCCAAAAGCAAACAGTGGACAGGCTGCTAATGGCCCAGCACTCACACAG AGAACGGCATCTTCCAGTAGCTTGGCATCCAGCAATGGAACCCCAGCAGAAGTTAAGCTTGAGACTATCAGGAGCcttattgattttgatgataatCCTGAACCACCTATTGCTCCAGCAATTCCTCAAGCCACACAAACTACCGCGGCTCAACTTGTGAATCCAACAAATTCTGGTGATAACAATTGGGCCTCCTTTGATGTTGCACCCGAGGTAAAAGTATCACAGGGTCATTCAAATGTAAATTCACTTGATTCTATGCTGTCCCAGTTGTCAGTTCCATCATCTTCACATGCTCAAGTTTCTGGAGCCCAAG GGCCTTTGGCGGGATCAGCTATTAATGCTACTGCTGGAGGAGCTCCAACTGTGAGCAGCTTCGCAACTTTCCCAGCCAGTGTTGCTTCATTAACATCTGGATTGACAACAGCATCACCTTTCAATAACACAGGTTCGTGGTCTAGTTTGCAATATCAGCAACCGCAACCGTTGTTCACATCTACTGTTGGTCAGCCTACTATTCAACAATCTACACTACCAGTTGGTGGAGCTTTGACTAATCAG GGGCATCCAGTGACACATGTGTCAAAGGTTGTCGATGAAGAAAAGTCTAGTGTTGCTTCACAAAATTCTACTGTAAACATAAAACCAAGTGGAAGAAATGAACTTCCTGAG GATCTATTCGCTGTAAACTATTCATCTTTTCCTGCTCCAGTCCCAGGCTGGCAAATGGGTGCACCGCCTGGCATGGGTGTCTCCGTTCATTATAATAATGTGATG TCCGTGCCAAGTTTCCCACAACCATCTCAATCTACAAATCCATTTGATGTGATCAACGAAACAACTTCAGTTCAAGCCCCAACT TTTCCTTCTATGGTATCTTTGCAAGGTGCTCTGCCTGGTGTAACACCTTCAGCTACAGTGCACCCTTCAAACATGGGTAATCAGTCTTTTGCATGGAATCCACCCTCCTCGTTATCGTATGCACCAATGCCGCCTCCACAAGCACAAACTCTTGCCTCTGCAACAGGACCAA GGGCATTCATGGAGCAACAAATGCCAAATAACATGCCATTGCCAAG GCATCAAGGAGGTGGGACTTTTGGAACCGAGGGAACTGCTTTTGGCTTCTCTAATATAGATCAGAAGCTGAATGGTAGGTTGCCAGCCTCTGCTACCCTAAACCCCTTCCCTACAGGAGGTAATCCGTTCGGATGA
- the LOC123915444 gene encoding probable ADP-ribosylation factor GTPase-activating protein AGD14 isoform X1 gives MSRIKEDEKNERIIRGLLKLTPNRRCINCNSMGPQYVCTNFWTFVCTNCSGIHREFTHRVKSISMAKFSAQEVSALQEGGNQRAKEIFFKEWDPQSNSLPDSSNVDRLRDFIKHVYVDRRFTGERSYDKPPRVKGDKDDSYENRRLETYQGGPKSPPYEDTYERRYSDRSSPGGRSPGYDQERNYADHKRSPGRPTIINDWRREDRFGGGQKFEDRRISDGGNKMESQSPERAKDLDSSSPPPVVRPVREILGENVVPLRISEPPKANSGQAANGPALTQRTASSSSLASSNGTPAEVKLETIRSLIDFDDNPEPPIAPAIPQATQTTAAQLVNPTNSGDNNWASFDVAPEVKVSQGHSNVNSLDSMLSQLSVPSSSHAQVSGAQGGPLAGSAINATAGGAPTVSSFATFPASVASLTSGLTTASPFNNTGSWSSLQYQQPQPLFTSTVGQPTIQQSTLPVGGALTNQGHPVTHVSKVVDEEKSSVASQNSTVNIKPSGRNELPEDLFAVNYSSFPAPVPGWQMGAPPGMGVSVHYNNVMSVPSFPQPSQSTNPFDVINETTSVQAPTFPSMVSLQGALPGVTPSATVHPSNMGNQSFAWNPPSSLSYAPMPPPQAQTLASATGPRAFMEQQMPNNMPLPRHQGGGTFGTEGTAFGFSNIDQKLNGRLPASATLNPFPTGGNPFG, from the exons ATGAGTCGAATAAAGGAAGATGAGAAAAATGAACGAATTATTCGAGGTCTTCTCAAACTGACACCGAATAGAAGATGCATTAACTGCAATAGCATG GGACCACAATATGTATGCACAAATTTCTGGACGTTTGTTTGCACAAACTGCAGTGGAATACA CCGGGAATTTACTCATCGAGTAAAATCAATATCCATGGCTAAATTTAGTGCACAAGAAGTTAGTGCACTTCAAGAAGGAGGAAATCAG CGtgcaaaagaaatattttttaaagaatgGGATCCACAAAGTAATTCTTTACCTGATAGCAG TAATGTTGACAGGCTACGGGACTTTATCAAGCATGTTTATGTGGATAGGAGATTCACTGGCGAGAGGTCCTATGATAAACCTCCAAGAGTAAAG GGCGACAAGGATGATTCCTATGAAAACAGGAGGCTGGAGACGTACCAGGGAGGACCTAAAAGCCCTCCGTATGAGGACACATATGAACGCCGTTATAGTGACAGATCTAGTCCAGGTGGAAGAAGTCCTGGATATGATCAAGAAAGGAATTATGCCGATCATAAGAGAAGCCCTGGTCGCCCTACAATAATTAATGATTGGCGTCGTGAAGATAGATTTGGGGGTGGACAGAAATTTGAAGATCGTAGAATATCCGATGGAGGTAATAAGATGGAAAGCCAATCTCCCGAGCGAGCCAAAGACCTGGATTCTTCAAGCCCACCACCTGTTGTCCGACCTGTTAGAGAAATTCTGGGAGAAAATGTTGTACCTCTACGAATTAGTGAACCTCCAAAAGCAAACAGTGGACAGGCTGCTAATGGCCCAGCACTCACACAG AGAACGGCATCTTCCAGTAGCTTGGCATCCAGCAATGGAACCCCAGCAGAAGTTAAGCTTGAGACTATCAGGAGCcttattgattttgatgataatCCTGAACCACCTATTGCTCCAGCAATTCCTCAAGCCACACAAACTACCGCGGCTCAACTTGTGAATCCAACAAATTCTGGTGATAACAATTGGGCCTCCTTTGATGTTGCACCCGAGGTAAAAGTATCACAGGGTCATTCAAATGTAAATTCACTTGATTCTATGCTGTCCCAGTTGTCAGTTCCATCATCTTCACATGCTCAAGTTTCTGGAGCCCAAGGTG GGCCTTTGGCGGGATCAGCTATTAATGCTACTGCTGGAGGAGCTCCAACTGTGAGCAGCTTCGCAACTTTCCCAGCCAGTGTTGCTTCATTAACATCTGGATTGACAACAGCATCACCTTTCAATAACACAGGTTCGTGGTCTAGTTTGCAATATCAGCAACCGCAACCGTTGTTCACATCTACTGTTGGTCAGCCTACTATTCAACAATCTACACTACCAGTTGGTGGAGCTTTGACTAATCAG GGGCATCCAGTGACACATGTGTCAAAGGTTGTCGATGAAGAAAAGTCTAGTGTTGCTTCACAAAATTCTACTGTAAACATAAAACCAAGTGGAAGAAATGAACTTCCTGAG GATCTATTCGCTGTAAACTATTCATCTTTTCCTGCTCCAGTCCCAGGCTGGCAAATGGGTGCACCGCCTGGCATGGGTGTCTCCGTTCATTATAATAATGTGATG TCCGTGCCAAGTTTCCCACAACCATCTCAATCTACAAATCCATTTGATGTGATCAACGAAACAACTTCAGTTCAAGCCCCAACT TTTCCTTCTATGGTATCTTTGCAAGGTGCTCTGCCTGGTGTAACACCTTCAGCTACAGTGCACCCTTCAAACATGGGTAATCAGTCTTTTGCATGGAATCCACCCTCCTCGTTATCGTATGCACCAATGCCGCCTCCACAAGCACAAACTCTTGCCTCTGCAACAGGACCAA GGGCATTCATGGAGCAACAAATGCCAAATAACATGCCATTGCCAAG GCATCAAGGAGGTGGGACTTTTGGAACCGAGGGAACTGCTTTTGGCTTCTCTAATATAGATCAGAAGCTGAATGGTAGGTTGCCAGCCTCTGCTACCCTAAACCCCTTCCCTACAGGAGGTAATCCGTTCGGATGA
- the LOC123915446 gene encoding pumilio homolog 12-like, which produces MGGTREKIRASSAAKFDTFVEKQLSALQLQSLQGCEVSQQGYDGSPHYYYYDYKMRQSTYLEALPAPMPRPNFPLPSWKGKVVSMAMDPCNCKYLLTKIEEGNPVYVELILSEVKDSLYMLMTDPIGNDLIKKIFEARRSITWQQMDFVVYLIISNDQKLKDVCMDNHGTWVMQVMLENITSPFMKVVVVYTIKRITAALMKNFNGSHVIVQCVKLFPPELQKIIMEEVARNCIDIATDKVGCSVIQKCFDYSARTAIHLLVFKIIINSMLLAESPYGNYVVQYVIKMEFPLPNEIIIQVLRGNFVRLSMNKFSSNVVEDLLRYSNQSGVDVIVEEIIKSPNILNVLQNPYGNFVAQRALEYTQGHLHRKLSQLIRSYHTELHSHPYGKNVLIRAMANI; this is translated from the exons ATGGGGGGCACAAGGGAAAAGATCCGTGCTTCTTCTGCTGCTAAGTTTGATACCTTTGTGGAGAAACAACTTAGTGCTCTTCAACTTCAATCCTTGCAAGGATGTGAAGTTTCTCAACAAGGTTATGATGGGTCaccacattattattattatgattataagATGAGGCAGAGTACTTATTTGGAGGCGCTCCCGGCGCCAATGCCTCGTCCCAACTTCCCTCTACCGTCGTGGAAAGGGAAGGTGGTTTCGATGGCAATGGATCCATGTAACTGTAAATATCTACTGACAAAGATCGAAGAGGGTAACCCGGTATATGTTGAACTGATTCTCTCAGAAGTGAAGGATTCTTTATACATGCTCATGACAGACCCTATTGGTAATGATTTGATTAAAAAGATTTTTGAAGCAAGGAGAAGTATCACTTGGCAACAGATGGATTTTGTTGTTTACTTGATCATCTCGAATGATCAAAAGCTTAAAGATGTGTGCATGGACAATCATGG AACTTGGGTTATGCAAGTAATGTTGGAGAATATTACAAGTCCATTCATGAAAGTTGTGGTTGTGTATACCATAAAGCGTATCACTGCTGCATTGATGAAAAATTTTAATGGCAGTCATGTTATTGTACAGTGTGTGAAGCTTTTCCCTCCAGAGCTCCAAAAA ATTATCATGGAGGAAGTAGCAAGAAATTGTATTGATATTGCAACAGACAAAGTTGGATGTTCAGTTATTCAAAAATGCTTTGACTATAGTGCAAGAACAGCTATACACCTGCTAGTTTTTAAAATCATCATAAATTCTATGCTTCTAGCAGAAAGTCCATATGG AAACTATGTGGTGCAATATGTAATTAAAATGGAGTTTCCGTTACCAAATGAAATCATCATACAAGTGCTTCGTGGAAATTTTGTTAGACTTTCAATGAACAAGTTTTCCAGCAATGTGGTGGAAGATCTATTGAGATATTCTAACCAGAGTGGTGTTGATGTTATAGTTGAGGAGATAATAAAAAGTCCTAATATCTTGAATGTTCTTCAGAATCCCTATGGGAATTTTGTAGCTCAAAGAGCATTGGAATACACCCAG GGTCATCTGCATAGAAAACTTTCTCAGCTCATTAGATCCTATCACACGGAACTTCATAGCCATCCTTATGGAAAGAATGTGTTGATAAGGGCCATGGCAAATATTTGA
- the LOC123915447 gene encoding probable serine incorporator, whose protein sequence is METGESNNGNERRIISNDSSWLSQFRNASNPWMARYAYALIFLVSNLLAWAARDYGHGALTEMERLKGCNGGKDCLGAEGVLRVSLGCFIFYIIMFLSTAGTSKLNQKKDTWHSGWWLVKIVFWVVMTVIPFFLPTGFIQIYGEVAHFGAGVFLLIQLISIISFITWLNDCCASEKYAARCQIHVMLFATTAYVVCLVGIILMYIWYAPEPSCLLNIFFITWTLVLVQLMTSVSLHPKVNAGILTPGLMGLYVVFLCWCAIRSEPAGENCIRKSDTATKTDWLSIISFVVAILAIVIATFSTGIDSKCFQFRKDDTPAEDDVPYGYGFFHFVFATGAMYFAMLLVGWNSHHAMRRWTIDVGWTSTWVRIVNEWLAVCVYLWMLVAPMIWKCRQAGST, encoded by the exons ATGGAAACAGGGGAGAGCAACAATGGTAATGAGAGGAGAATCATATCCAATGATTCTTCATGGCTCAGTCAATTCCGAAATGCATCCAATCCTTGGATGGCAAGATATGCCTATGCCTTGATTTTTCTTGTGTCGAATCTGTTGGCATGGGCTGCTCGTGACTATGGTCATGGTGCTTTAACTGAAATGGAAA GATTAAAAGGATGCAATGGTGGAAAAGACTGTTTGGGTGCTGAAGGTGTTTTGCGTGTGAGCTTGGGTTGCTTT ATATTCTATATCATAATGTTTTTGTCAACTGCTGGCACTTCAAAACTGAACCAAAAGAAAGACACATGGCACTCTGGATGGTGGTTAGTTAAGATTGTTTTTTGGGTTGTCATGACTGTCATCCCATTTTTTCTTCCTACTGgctttattcaaatttatg GGGAGGTAGCGCATTTTGGTGCCGG GGTTTTCCTCCTAATTCAACTAATAAGCATAATCAGCTTCATCACATGGCTGAATGATTGCTGTGCATCTGAAAAATATGCAGCACGTTG CCAAATTCATGTGATGTTGTTTGCCACAACTGCATATGTCGTCTGTTTGGTGGGGATCATTTTGATGTACATTTGGTATGCACCAGAGCCTTCTTGCCTTCTCAACATTTTCTTCATTACTTGGACTCTGGTACTTGTCCAACTCATGACCAGTGTGTCTCTGCACCCAAAA GTTAATGCCGGCATTCTAACTCCAGGGCTGATGGGGCTTTACGTTGTCTTCCTTTGCTGGTGCGCTATTAGAAG TGAACCTGCTGGAGAAAACTGCATTAGGAAGTCAGACACTGCAACCAAAACAGACTGGCTAAGCATAATT AGCTTTGTTGTTGCAATACTTGCAATTGTTATTGCGACATTTTCAACAGGCATAGATTCCAAATGCTTCCAG TTCCGGAAGGATGATACACCAGCCGAGGATGATGTACCATATGGTTATGGCTTCTTCCATTTTGTTTTTGCCACGGGAGCAATGTATTTTGCCATGCTATTAGTTGGATGGAATAGTCATCATGCTATGAGAAG ATGGACAATTGATGTGGGCTGGACCAGCACCTGGGTCAGAATAGTAAATGAATGGCTGGCAGTCTGTGTTTATT TATGGATGCTGGTAGCTCCGATGATATGGAAGTGTAGACAAGCTGGTTCTACTTGA